The Marinilongibacter aquaticus genome has a window encoding:
- the acs gene encoding acetate--CoA ligase, with translation MRINNFEEYQQAYKKSVEDPEGFWGEIANEFVWKKPFDKVLEWNFEEPNVKWFLGGKLNITENCLDRHVENKPQQTAIIWEPNDPSDEAVSLTYKVLHERVCRFANVLKKHGIKKGDRVCIYMPMIPELVVSVLACARIGAIHSVVFGGFSAKSISDRINDSQCKMVITSDGAVRGTKSIPMKETVDDAIVTCPSVEKVIVATRTRTPVSMIKGRDYWWEDEIKKVSADCPAEEMDAEDPLFILYTSGSTGKPKGVVHTCGGYMVYTTYSFVNAFQYNPGEVYFCTADIGWITGHSYIAYGPLAAGAINVMFEGVPTYPDAGRFWDIVDKHKVNIFYTAPTAIRALMGNGLEYLEGKDLSSLKVLGTVGEPINEEAWQWYHKYIGKEKCPIVDTWWQTETGGFMITPLAHITKTKPSYATLPLPGIQPALMDENGNEIEGNDVSGNLCIKFPWPSIIRTTWGDHERCKQVYFSSYPGKYFTGDGCLRDEDGYYRITGRVDDVINVSGHRIGTAEVEDALNMHLGVVESAVVGFPHDIKGQGIYAYMIMDKPVEDGEMLKKDILATVTRIIGPIAKPDHILFVNGLPKTRSGKIMRRILRKIAEGDVSNLGDTSTLLDPAVVDEIKAKVGLA, from the coding sequence ATGAGGATTAACAACTTTGAAGAGTATCAACAAGCGTATAAAAAAAGTGTAGAAGACCCCGAGGGTTTCTGGGGTGAAATAGCCAATGAGTTTGTCTGGAAAAAGCCGTTTGACAAGGTTTTGGAGTGGAATTTTGAAGAACCCAATGTGAAATGGTTTTTGGGTGGGAAATTGAACATTACCGAAAACTGCCTCGACCGTCATGTCGAAAATAAACCGCAACAGACCGCGATAATCTGGGAGCCGAACGACCCATCCGATGAGGCGGTGAGTCTCACCTATAAAGTGTTGCACGAAAGGGTTTGCCGTTTTGCCAATGTGCTGAAAAAGCACGGGATAAAAAAGGGCGATCGCGTGTGTATTTATATGCCGATGATTCCAGAATTGGTGGTATCGGTTTTGGCCTGTGCTCGAATCGGAGCAATACATTCTGTTGTTTTTGGTGGATTTTCGGCTAAATCCATTTCGGACAGAATCAATGATTCGCAATGCAAAATGGTGATCACCAGTGATGGAGCCGTGCGTGGAACCAAGTCTATCCCGATGAAAGAAACCGTAGACGATGCAATTGTGACTTGCCCCTCTGTGGAAAAGGTCATTGTGGCCACCCGTACTCGTACACCCGTGTCGATGATAAAGGGCCGCGATTATTGGTGGGAAGATGAAATCAAAAAGGTTTCTGCCGACTGCCCAGCCGAAGAAATGGATGCGGAAGATCCCTTGTTTATTCTGTATACTTCGGGTTCTACAGGCAAGCCCAAAGGCGTTGTACACACTTGCGGAGGGTATATGGTGTACACCACTTATTCATTTGTCAATGCCTTTCAATACAATCCCGGCGAAGTGTATTTCTGTACTGCCGACATCGGTTGGATTACCGGGCATTCGTACATAGCGTATGGGCCATTGGCAGCTGGAGCCATCAATGTTATGTTTGAAGGAGTGCCGACCTATCCCGATGCAGGCCGTTTTTGGGATATTGTCGATAAGCATAAAGTGAATATCTTTTACACCGCCCCAACGGCCATCAGGGCTTTGATGGGCAACGGTTTGGAATACCTCGAAGGAAAAGACCTCAGCTCTTTGAAAGTATTGGGCACCGTGGGTGAGCCGATCAACGAAGAGGCTTGGCAATGGTATCACAAATACATCGGAAAGGAAAAATGCCCTATCGTCGATACTTGGTGGCAAACCGAAACCGGAGGTTTTATGATTACGCCTTTGGCCCACATCACCAAAACGAAACCGTCTTACGCTACTTTGCCTTTGCCGGGTATTCAGCCCGCATTAATGGATGAGAACGGCAATGAAATCGAAGGCAACGATGTAAGCGGAAATTTGTGTATCAAATTTCCATGGCCTTCCATTATCCGTACCACTTGGGGCGATCACGAGCGATGCAAGCAGGTGTATTTTTCGTCTTATCCAGGAAAATATTTCACAGGAGACGGCTGTCTTCGCGACGAAGACGGCTATTACCGCATAACCGGTAGGGTGGACGACGTGATCAACGTATCGGGTCACCGCATCGGTACAGCAGAGGTGGAGGACGCCCTGAACATGCACCTTGGTGTGGTGGAATCGGCGGTGGTTGGTTTTCCGCACGATATCAAAGGGCAGGGCATCTATGCCTATATGATTATGGACAAACCTGTGGAAGACGGAGAAATGCTGAAAAAGGATATTCTGGCCACGGTTACGCGAATAATTGGGCCAATTGCCAAGCCTGATCACATCCTTTTTGTCAATGGATTGCCGAAAACACGTTCGGGTAAAATTATGCGAAGAATATTGCGGAAAATCGCTGAAGGCGATGTATCCAACCTTGGCGACACGAGTACTTTGTTGGATCCGGCCGTGGTGGATGAGATAAAAGCCAAAGTGGGCTTAGCGTAG
- a CDS encoding DUF4212 domain-containing protein, whose product MHPDHQNKAGYWRTNLKYLAILLSIWFLVSYVCGIILVEPLNTIRLGGFKLGFWFAQQGSIYTFIVLIFVYVRLMNKLDKKFGLNED is encoded by the coding sequence ATGCACCCTGATCATCAAAACAAAGCTGGATATTGGCGAACAAACCTGAAATATTTGGCCATTTTATTGAGCATTTGGTTCTTGGTTTCCTACGTATGCGGAATCATCTTGGTAGAACCTTTGAATACCATTCGTCTGGGTGGTTTCAAGTTGGGCTTTTGGTTTGCCCAACAAGGCTCAATTTACACCTTTATTGTGCTCATTTTCGTGTACGTACGACTGATGAACAAATTGGACAAGAAATTTGGACTAAACGAAGACTAG
- a CDS encoding tetratricopeptide repeat-containing sensor histidine kinase produces the protein MKKRLFSFLLFFLCFIQLKAQQRIAVEKLIENKIQNFIQVDTTLQGIKHDKEKLLAFLTEAEKSGYTYGMAYAENALGILARNKAEYPEALARHEKALILAKKSGSVDIQIMALNMFGVVYRRKDEMRLAIEYHKKALELAESNVTSSETNERSIAVARNSIGNIYLTLKQDDLAEQEFLKSIEIESKLGNKLGLAINYQNLGGIYEERGDLDTALNYYQKSLSYNEQINSDIGRIICKNSIGQIYLKENHPREALRLIQPTIAKAEEIGDRYYVIMAKMNLGWALYEIGELDNAESYIQEALEGAKVRNVRYYIAESYSLLSKISEAKGNYKAALNYNRLYHENEEQYLNERNRQYLADLILKYESDKKKNQIEILEKENELVNLKLEDNNKIIAILVICTVLLGIIFYILYHQSMLRREKAFLALEQKMMRSQMNPHFIFNSLNSIKLYIINNDKDKAVYYLNKFSKLIRTILSNSKEKDITLADELATMGLYMNIENIRFSNKIRFDIQVEEGLQTENIRIPSLILQPFLENSIWHGLSSKEGDKCLSLRVFQETQDLLTIEIEDNGVGRARSTEIKSKKTLNNKSIGIDLTDERLKNYFSESATGHMLEIIDLYDDNGEASGTKVVLKMPIRSEFTRKPNQRDLVSA, from the coding sequence GTGAAAAAAAGATTGTTCTCATTCTTGCTGTTTTTCCTGTGTTTTATTCAACTGAAAGCACAGCAAAGGATAGCTGTGGAGAAACTGATCGAAAATAAAATCCAAAATTTCATTCAAGTCGACACCACTTTACAGGGTATAAAACACGACAAAGAAAAACTTTTGGCTTTTCTGACAGAAGCCGAAAAGTCGGGCTATACCTACGGAATGGCCTATGCGGAAAACGCTTTGGGCATTTTGGCCAGAAACAAGGCCGAATATCCAGAAGCCCTTGCTCGGCACGAAAAGGCGTTGATCTTGGCTAAAAAAAGCGGTTCGGTCGATATTCAGATTATGGCTCTCAACATGTTCGGGGTCGTGTATAGAAGGAAAGATGAGATGCGGCTGGCCATCGAATACCACAAAAAGGCCTTGGAATTGGCCGAGAGCAATGTAACCAGTTCCGAAACCAATGAAAGGAGCATTGCCGTGGCCAGAAACAGTATCGGCAACATCTATCTTACCCTGAAACAAGACGACTTGGCCGAACAAGAGTTCCTGAAATCCATTGAAATTGAATCGAAACTGGGCAATAAACTGGGTTTGGCTATCAATTATCAGAATTTGGGCGGCATTTATGAAGAACGTGGAGATTTGGACACTGCACTCAATTATTATCAGAAATCGCTGAGCTACAATGAACAAATAAACAGCGACATCGGCCGGATTATTTGCAAAAACAGCATCGGCCAAATTTATCTGAAAGAGAATCATCCAAGAGAAGCTCTTCGTTTGATTCAGCCTACAATTGCAAAAGCTGAGGAAATTGGCGATCGCTATTATGTGATCATGGCCAAAATGAATTTGGGCTGGGCTTTGTATGAAATCGGTGAATTGGACAATGCCGAAAGCTACATTCAAGAGGCCTTGGAAGGGGCCAAAGTGAGAAACGTACGGTATTATATCGCCGAATCGTATAGTCTTCTTTCCAAAATAAGTGAAGCCAAAGGCAATTATAAAGCGGCTTTAAATTACAACCGACTTTATCATGAAAATGAAGAGCAGTATCTGAATGAAAGAAATCGGCAGTATTTGGCCGACTTGATTCTGAAATACGAGTCGGACAAGAAGAAAAACCAGATCGAGATTCTCGAAAAGGAAAACGAGCTTGTGAATTTGAAATTGGAAGACAACAATAAGATCATCGCGATTTTGGTGATATGTACGGTTTTGTTGGGCATCATTTTTTATATCCTTTATCATCAGAGTATGTTGCGTAGAGAAAAGGCCTTTTTGGCTTTGGAGCAAAAGATGATGCGTTCGCAAATGAATCCACATTTTATATTTAACTCGCTCAATTCCATCAAGTTGTATATTATAAATAACGACAAGGATAAGGCGGTGTACTACCTGAATAAATTCTCGAAGCTTATCCGGACAATCCTTTCAAACTCGAAAGAAAAAGACATTACATTGGCGGATGAACTGGCCACAATGGGTTTGTACATGAATATTGAGAATATTCGCTTTTCGAATAAAATTCGTTTCGATATTCAAGTGGAAGAAGGTTTACAAACTGAAAATATTCGGATTCCTTCCCTGATTTTACAACCGTTTTTGGAGAACTCAATTTGGCACGGACTTTCGTCCAAAGAAGGCGACAAATGCTTGAGTCTTCGGGTTTTTCAGGAAACGCAAGATTTGCTCACGATTGAAATTGAAGATAACGGTGTGGGACGAGCCCGATCTACAGAAATAAAATCGAAAAAGACACTGAACAACAAATCGATTGGTATAGACTTGACAGACGAAAGGTTGAAAAATTATTTCAGCGAATCGGCCACTGGGCATATGCTCGAAATCATTGACCTTTACGACGATAATGGGGAAGCCAGCGGTACGAAAGTAGTCTTGAAAATGCCCATCAGGTCTGAATTTACAAGAAAACCCAATCAGCGGGATTTGGTTTCGGCGTAA
- a CDS encoding neutral/alkaline non-lysosomal ceramidase N-terminal domain-containing protein, which yields MLKKVGISLLVFLLLILVFLGSMLTTLDRRPYQDMAYYKEWKEEIEAWKPTANSAEPDSIYVGWAKENITPPEPVPLAGYGVRKGKAYTSVHDSVYVRSIVFRQGQKDVALVSADMLILPPTVRDLVKTQLPANLEIYYGAIHSHNSIGGWYNTLVGRLFAGKYDPEIEEMLTRKILKSIDEAKKDLQAATFSFEKDFDDEDIRNRLVQGDAVEPYIRSLVIHRTADKAILCTYAAHATVLDSKTMWLSRDYPGQLVDNLEKNGYAFASYMAGTVGSMGPIEKGENDEMQLDRQAQHVSEEVLSENEMQDSLSVAQLQAYQFLLPLRNPSPRMGTKLALRPWAFYWLFGRSNSYISVFKLGKILMIGMPCDFSGELMPALDKYAQERGYNLIVTSFNGGYTGYITADNRFDLDAYETTTMSWFGPYNGAYFSEAVRDIIDKLAYAETKSR from the coding sequence ATGCTTAAAAAAGTCGGAATTTCTCTGCTTGTTTTTCTCCTTTTGATTCTGGTCTTTCTGGGCTCCATGCTCACCACTTTAGACCGCCGCCCCTACCAAGACATGGCCTATTATAAAGAATGGAAAGAAGAAATAGAGGCCTGGAAACCTACCGCGAACTCAGCTGAACCCGATAGCATTTATGTGGGTTGGGCCAAAGAAAATATCACCCCTCCCGAGCCCGTGCCTTTGGCCGGATACGGTGTCCGTAAAGGTAAAGCCTACACTTCGGTGCACGATTCCGTTTATGTGCGGAGCATTGTTTTTCGCCAAGGCCAAAAAGATGTGGCTTTGGTTTCGGCAGATATGCTTATTCTTCCGCCCACGGTTCGCGATTTGGTCAAGACCCAATTGCCCGCCAATTTGGAGATCTATTACGGAGCTATACATTCGCACAATTCGATTGGAGGCTGGTACAATACTCTGGTGGGACGTCTTTTTGCGGGAAAATACGATCCAGAAATCGAAGAAATGCTGACCCGAAAGATTTTGAAGTCCATCGACGAAGCCAAAAAGGATTTACAAGCCGCCACGTTTTCTTTCGAGAAAGATTTTGACGATGAAGATATACGCAACAGACTCGTTCAAGGTGATGCCGTAGAACCGTATATCCGCAGTTTGGTGATTCACCGAACGGCAGACAAAGCAATTTTATGTACTTATGCCGCACATGCCACAGTATTGGATTCGAAAACCATGTGGCTCTCTCGTGATTACCCCGGCCAATTGGTCGATAATCTTGAGAAAAACGGTTATGCTTTTGCCTCCTATATGGCGGGGACCGTGGGCAGTATGGGGCCAATAGAAAAAGGAGAAAATGACGAAATGCAGCTGGACAGACAAGCCCAGCATGTGAGCGAAGAAGTGCTTTCTGAAAATGAAATGCAAGATTCGCTTTCCGTGGCACAGCTTCAAGCCTACCAATTTTTACTTCCTTTACGTAACCCATCGCCACGTATGGGCACTAAATTGGCTTTAAGGCCTTGGGCCTTTTATTGGCTTTTTGGCCGCTCCAATTCGTATATCAGCGTATTCAAATTAGGTAAAATTTTAATGATTGGCATGCCTTGCGATTTCTCCGGAGAACTCATGCCTGCTTTGGATAAATATGCCCAAGAAAGAGGGTATAACCTTATTGTAACCAGCTTCAACGGAGGGTATACGGGCTATATTACCGCCGATAATCGTTTTGATCTCGATGCTTATGAAACCACCACAATGAGTTGGTTTGGCCCATACAATGGAGCCTATTTTAGCGAGGCCGTTCGCGATATTATCGACAAGCTCGCTTACGCCGAAACCAAATCCCGCTGA
- a CDS encoding LytR/AlgR family response regulator transcription factor: MSKVILIDDEPKAIESLKWEIDNFCPDIEVVQTFVDPRKALKYFENHPDEIDCLFLDIEMPQMDGFRFLDELSQRNFAVIITTAYDQYGINAIKERALDYLLKPIDSDDLIAACEKLEEYKREHRLKDKFEETLMSAMANTTMGHRRIGLNIDGKIVFLKPDEVLYCEGDGNYTSVFLENGEKFFVTQTLKKMEERLQGDEFFRIHNSYIINLTKVREYIKNDALVIMTDGRNIPVSRNKKSDFLGKF, translated from the coding sequence ATGAGTAAGGTTATTCTCATTGATGATGAACCCAAGGCTATAGAAAGCTTGAAGTGGGAAATTGACAATTTCTGCCCCGATATTGAGGTGGTGCAGACTTTTGTGGACCCAAGAAAAGCGTTGAAATATTTCGAGAACCATCCAGATGAAATCGATTGTCTTTTTTTAGATATCGAAATGCCCCAAATGGATGGTTTTCGGTTTTTGGACGAGCTTAGCCAACGTAATTTTGCGGTGATCATCACCACCGCCTACGATCAGTATGGCATCAATGCCATCAAAGAAAGAGCTTTGGATTATCTGCTGAAGCCCATCGATTCCGACGACCTGATCGCCGCTTGCGAGAAATTGGAGGAATACAAAAGAGAGCATCGACTCAAAGACAAATTTGAGGAAACTTTGATGAGTGCCATGGCCAATACCACCATGGGGCACAGGAGAATTGGCTTGAATATTGACGGGAAAATTGTCTTCCTGAAACCCGATGAAGTGCTCTACTGCGAAGGCGACGGAAACTATACTTCGGTCTTTTTGGAGAACGGCGAGAAGTTTTTCGTGACCCAAACACTCAAGAAAATGGAAGAGAGATTGCAGGGCGACGAGTTTTTCCGCATTCACAATTCATATATTATCAATCTTACGAAAGTGAGGGAATACATTAAAAATGATGCCCTGGTGATTATGACCGATGGGCGGAATATTCCCGTATCCAGAAATAAGAAGTCGGACTTTTTAGGAAAATTCTAG
- a CDS encoding sodium:solute symporter family protein → MSISVWTYILVGISFAIYIGIAIWAKAGSTKEFYVAGGGVSPMANGMATAADWMSAASFISMAGIISFMGYDGSVYLMGWTGGYVLLALLLAPYLRKFGKYTIPAFIGDRYYSNSARTVAVVCTLFVSFTYIAGQMRGVGVVFSRFLEVPIDMGVYIGMGIVFFYAVLGGMKGITYTQVAQFCVLIFAFMVPAIFISIQMTDSILPQIGFGSKTQEGVYLLDKLDGLHRELGFAEYTLGQKSTFDVFMITAALMIGTAGLPHVIVRFFTVPKVRDARLSAGYALAFIAILYTTAPAVSAFARTNLIETVSNTAYENLPEWFSNWEKTGLIAFEDKNQDGKVQYVKDPEKNELKIDQDIMVLANPEIAHLPNWVIALVAAGGLAAALSTAAGLLLVISTSVSHDLLKMQFLPNITDKQELLFARLASMAAIVMAGYFGIHPPGFVASVVALAFGLGAATFFPAITLGIFSKRMNKEGAIAGMLTGLLFTLYYIARFRLNWIGSAENSTPDDWWFGISPEGFGTVGMLVNFAVALLVSKFTSPPPASVVEIVEDIRVPKGAGAAINH, encoded by the coding sequence ATGAGTATATCAGTTTGGACTTACATTCTTGTTGGCATTTCTTTTGCCATTTACATCGGTATCGCCATTTGGGCGAAAGCAGGAAGTACAAAGGAATTTTATGTGGCCGGAGGCGGCGTGTCACCCATGGCCAATGGCATGGCAACCGCAGCAGACTGGATGTCGGCCGCGTCATTTATTTCAATGGCCGGGATCATTTCCTTTATGGGATACGATGGATCGGTGTATTTGATGGGCTGGACAGGCGGTTATGTGCTGCTTGCATTGCTGCTGGCTCCCTACCTTCGAAAATTCGGAAAATATACAATTCCAGCATTTATAGGCGATCGCTATTATTCCAATTCGGCCCGTACGGTAGCGGTGGTGTGCACGCTTTTTGTCTCATTCACCTATATCGCAGGACAAATGCGTGGAGTAGGGGTGGTTTTCTCTCGTTTTTTGGAGGTACCCATTGATATGGGGGTTTATATTGGTATGGGAATTGTATTTTTCTATGCCGTGCTCGGCGGAATGAAAGGGATTACGTATACGCAAGTGGCTCAATTTTGCGTACTCATTTTCGCCTTTATGGTGCCCGCTATTTTCATTTCCATTCAAATGACCGATTCGATTTTACCGCAAATAGGGTTTGGCTCGAAAACACAAGAAGGTGTTTACCTTCTGGATAAATTGGACGGTTTGCACCGCGAACTGGGTTTTGCAGAATACACTTTGGGCCAGAAAAGTACATTCGATGTATTCATGATCACGGCCGCTTTGATGATTGGTACGGCGGGTTTGCCGCATGTGATTGTACGTTTTTTCACTGTGCCCAAAGTACGCGATGCCCGACTTTCGGCAGGCTATGCTTTGGCCTTTATTGCTATTCTGTACACAACTGCACCTGCGGTTTCGGCCTTTGCACGTACGAATTTGATCGAGACGGTCAGCAATACGGCTTACGAAAATTTACCCGAGTGGTTTTCGAATTGGGAAAAAACAGGTTTGATCGCTTTCGAAGACAAAAATCAGGATGGGAAAGTGCAATACGTGAAAGACCCTGAAAAAAATGAATTAAAAATAGACCAAGATATCATGGTGTTGGCCAATCCAGAAATTGCCCATTTGCCAAACTGGGTGATTGCATTGGTGGCGGCAGGTGGTTTGGCGGCGGCCCTTTCGACAGCTGCGGGTTTGCTTTTGGTGATCTCCACTTCCGTTTCGCATGATCTTTTGAAAATGCAGTTTTTGCCGAACATTACAGACAAGCAAGAGTTGCTTTTTGCCCGTTTGGCCTCGATGGCCGCCATTGTCATGGCGGGTTATTTTGGTATTCATCCGCCGGGTTTTGTGGCTTCGGTTGTGGCTTTGGCTTTTGGCTTAGGAGCGGCCACTTTCTTTCCGGCCATCACCTTGGGGATTTTCAGCAAACGCATGAACAAGGAAGGGGCTATTGCGGGTATGCTTACCGGTCTGCTCTTTACCTTATATTATATCGCCCGTTTTCGTTTGAATTGGATAGGCTCGGCCGAAAATTCGACCCCAGACGATTGGTGGTTTGGCATTTCGCCAGAAGGTTTCGGTACGGTGGGCATGCTTGTCAATTTTGCCGTGGCTTTGCTGGTATCTAAGTTCACGAGTCCGCCTCCAGCGTCGGTCGTTGAGATTGTCGAAGATATCCGTGTGCCCAAAGGTGCCGGAGCAGCAATAAATCATTAA
- a CDS encoding T9SS type A sorting domain-containing protein — MKNKGIFLSLLLILHTGITCAQGLTLEEIPRKLCYQELTTLHFTRQADSLQVETCTLFRKINDTLSVSLVESKGDSITFKAETSGQYYLKANNLGNESNLVSLQVDTRPSLFLFSDLTPFCEGYSGEIRIYQGLQAGDAISWFKDDVKIENQNQDILTVGEAGTYTATVNRQACEYAVNGYAEIETNHIPQAKLSTVSTPEVCNDFVVNLNATLPNLDELKLQWLLDGDSLNQANSSIFPASKTGYYQLQLQQGACVSLSDPILVNVGSLSKGKVQTLPFIAENNSLAFCEGNVVTLRTDNYSKRNDISFSWLKDGIEIENQSGSQIMVSEPGLYRYRLKQGQCEVLSEPLEISYGANKGIKAVASSLSSCTGRAIPLYATAVNSQITNSLGYISLWKDGEMIKDSLRILDRVDITESGNYFFTGSIGGQTCQVYSDTLQFTFGNTEAPFRLLSQSSIAVCDTAFNLTSEVNIPTHFPQTVAQRFYRNGSIANNVNASILDDYFVQDAGTYRIEIDLDSTCTYVSEPLEIKFNRLSAEIISQAEALCVDQLNTLKLKFPSNQVDGTGLAIDGSQFDIQWFKDDTLALGKFNQQYILDDGSYSAQISYGECQTETSPFNVRLIELDRSLLPSKSIVSICPEGGYINLISNEIADNYQWLNNSLDISGNDYVLQATDPGSYRVWIEKDGCGVMSNEIRVVEGYELPTASISGSADVGIGNEALLKIDFTSSAPWQFTLSDGQVLSTDNNPEYIAVSPNESTIYTVTSVENTCGEGTTFGDAEIKIIILGNEPEALSLEIYPNPSAGRLKVNFPQMDTFEADYSLFHANGKNLENGTLNSSQNELDFSRLHGGMYILKISQGENSYSRKIVIR; from the coding sequence ATGAAAAATAAGGGGATTTTCTTGAGCTTGTTGCTCATTCTTCACACCGGCATCACATGTGCACAAGGCCTCACGCTCGAGGAAATCCCCCGAAAACTTTGTTACCAAGAACTGACTACGCTGCATTTCACACGACAAGCCGACTCTTTGCAGGTGGAAACGTGTACACTTTTCCGAAAAATAAACGATACATTATCCGTTTCGCTCGTTGAATCCAAAGGCGACAGCATAACTTTCAAAGCCGAAACAAGCGGACAATACTATCTGAAAGCCAATAATTTAGGAAACGAATCGAATCTCGTTTCGCTTCAGGTCGACACTCGCCCTTCCCTTTTCTTGTTTTCAGACCTTACCCCTTTCTGCGAAGGCTATTCTGGGGAAATTCGGATCTATCAAGGTTTGCAAGCGGGCGATGCCATTTCTTGGTTCAAAGACGATGTGAAAATCGAAAACCAAAATCAAGACATCCTCACCGTCGGCGAAGCCGGTACCTACACAGCCACAGTCAATCGCCAAGCTTGTGAATATGCGGTAAACGGCTACGCGGAAATTGAAACCAACCACATTCCTCAAGCCAAATTGAGCACAGTGAGCACACCCGAGGTCTGCAACGATTTCGTTGTCAACCTCAATGCCACACTGCCGAACTTGGATGAACTTAAATTGCAATGGCTTCTCGATGGCGACAGTTTAAATCAAGCCAATTCTAGCATTTTCCCCGCCTCGAAAACGGGTTATTATCAGCTGCAATTGCAGCAAGGAGCCTGCGTAAGCCTTTCAGACCCCATTTTGGTGAACGTAGGTAGCCTATCGAAAGGCAAAGTACAAACCCTGCCTTTTATTGCTGAAAACAATTCACTCGCCTTTTGCGAAGGCAATGTAGTTACCTTACGCACAGACAACTACAGCAAAAGAAACGACATCTCTTTTTCTTGGCTGAAAGACGGCATTGAAATTGAAAACCAATCTGGTAGCCAAATAATGGTCAGCGAACCTGGGCTTTACCGCTACCGCTTGAAACAAGGCCAATGCGAGGTGCTTTCAGAACCTTTGGAAATCAGTTATGGAGCCAACAAAGGCATTAAAGCTGTAGCCTCTTCTTTATCCTCTTGTACAGGACGTGCAATTCCACTTTATGCCACAGCCGTAAACTCGCAAATCACAAACAGCTTGGGCTATATCAGCCTTTGGAAAGACGGTGAAATGATCAAAGACTCACTGAGGATTTTAGATCGTGTAGACATCACCGAAAGTGGAAATTACTTTTTTACCGGTTCGATTGGTGGACAAACCTGTCAGGTTTATTCCGATACTTTGCAATTTACATTTGGCAATACTGAGGCTCCTTTTCGCTTGTTGAGTCAAAGCAGCATAGCTGTATGCGATACTGCGTTCAACCTTACGAGCGAGGTCAATATCCCAACGCATTTCCCACAAACCGTAGCACAACGATTTTACAGGAACGGCTCTATTGCGAACAATGTAAACGCATCCATTTTGGACGACTATTTTGTGCAAGATGCCGGAACCTATCGAATCGAAATCGATTTGGATAGCACCTGTACTTATGTCTCCGAACCTTTGGAAATCAAATTCAATAGATTGTCGGCAGAAATCATCTCTCAAGCCGAAGCCTTGTGCGTTGATCAGTTGAATACCTTGAAATTGAAATTCCCTTCGAATCAAGTCGACGGTACGGGTTTGGCCATCGACGGCAGCCAATTCGACATTCAATGGTTTAAAGACGATACACTCGCCCTAGGAAAATTCAATCAACAGTACATTTTGGACGACGGCAGTTATTCTGCCCAAATAAGCTATGGAGAATGTCAAACCGAAACCTCGCCTTTCAATGTACGTCTTATTGAGCTCGACAGGAGCCTCTTGCCTTCAAAAAGTATTGTAAGCATCTGCCCAGAAGGCGGCTACATCAACCTCATATCCAATGAAATTGCCGACAATTACCAATGGCTGAACAACAGCTTGGATATTTCGGGCAACGATTACGTGCTTCAAGCCACCGACCCGGGAAGCTATCGTGTTTGGATCGAAAAAGATGGCTGCGGCGTGATGAGCAATGAAATTCGTGTAGTTGAAGGCTACGAACTTCCCACAGCTTCCATTTCGGGAAGTGCGGATGTAGGCATTGGCAACGAAGCACTTTTAAAAATCGATTTCACCAGTTCGGCCCCTTGGCAATTTACCCTTTCCGATGGTCAGGTGCTGTCGACCGACAACAATCCGGAATACATTGCCGTGAGCCCAAATGAAAGCACAATTTACACCGTAACTTCTGTGGAAAATACCTGCGGAGAGGGCACTACATTTGGTGATGCCGAAATAAAAATCATCATCCTTGGAAACGAACCCGAGGCACTCAGTTTGGAAATCTACCCCAACCCAAGTGCTGGCAGATTGAAGGTGAACTTTCCTCAAATGGACACTTTCGAAGCCGATTATTCGCTCTTTCATGCCAATGGGAAAAACCTGGAAAACGGCACTTTGAACTCCTCGCAAAATGAACTGGACTTCAGCCGTCTTCATGGTGGAATGTATATTCTGAAAATCAGCCAAGGTGAAAACAGCTATTCGCGGAAAATAGTCATCCGCTGA